The Mammaliicoccus sciuri genome window below encodes:
- a CDS encoding response regulator transcription factor, whose product MTDCILVVDDEDRIRKLVKMYLEREGYETDEADNGQDALDKALNEDYDCILLDLMLPEIDGIEVCKRVRETKSTPIIMLTAKGEENNRVEGFEIGADDYIVKPFSPREVVLRVKALLRRTTNHSMVNQTNTAKDLIVFENLVIDNDAHRVLADQKEVNLTPKEYELLLYLAKSPDKVFDREQLLKEVWHYEFYGDLRTVDTHVKRLREKLNRVSEDAAQMIHTVWGVGYKFEVPE is encoded by the coding sequence ATGACAGATTGTATTTTAGTAGTAGATGATGAAGATAGAATTCGAAAATTAGTTAAAATGTATCTCGAAAGAGAAGGTTATGAGACTGATGAAGCGGATAATGGCCAAGATGCCTTAGATAAAGCTTTAAACGAAGATTATGACTGCATATTATTAGACTTAATGTTACCTGAAATAGATGGAATCGAAGTATGTAAGAGAGTAAGAGAAACAAAATCAACACCTATTATTATGTTAACAGCTAAAGGTGAAGAAAATAATCGCGTTGAAGGATTTGAAATTGGGGCAGATGATTATATCGTCAAACCATTTTCACCTAGAGAAGTTGTCTTACGCGTAAAAGCATTACTAAGACGTACAACAAATCATTCAATGGTTAATCAAACAAATACAGCTAAAGATTTAATTGTATTTGAAAACTTAGTCATTGATAATGACGCACATCGCGTATTAGCAGATCAAAAAGAAGTAAATTTAACACCTAAAGAGTATGAATTATTATTATATTTAGCAAAATCACCTGATAAAGTATTTGATAGAGAACAACTGTTGAAAGAAGTTTGGCACTATGAATTTTATGGTGATTTAAGAACAGTTGATACGCATGTTAAAAGATTACGTGAAAAGTTAAATAGAGTTTCTGAAGATGCTGCACAAATGATTCATACAGTATGGGGCGTCGGTTATAAATTTGAGGTTCCTGAATAA
- a CDS encoding ferredoxin → MAKYTIVDMDTCIACGACGAAAPDIYDYDDEGIAYVILDDNKGIEAVPEELLEDMEDAFEGCPTDSIKIADESFDGDALKFE, encoded by the coding sequence TTGGCTAAATACACAATAGTAGATATGGATACATGTATAGCATGTGGCGCATGTGGAGCAGCTGCCCCTGATATATACGATTATGATGATGAGGGAATCGCCTACGTGATACTAGACGACAATAAGGGAATCGAAGCTGTACCAGAAGAATTATTAGAAGATATGGAAGATGCTTTCGAAGGTTGTCCGACAGATTCAATTAAAATAGCAGATGAATCATTCGATGGAGATGCACTTAAATTCGAATAA
- a CDS encoding helix-turn-helix domain-containing protein: MKQIILKTLSMKHDNKTDKSIYNILIGKKTHQTYFDATIEHLKLYYGSLPNLKFEQFELIINEPVEHINKPIIGDFFYSQAIQSVNTILLLTQMISQKKHNHLAYQPIINDKEIQFKAKEIYVHIKEVGENQFIEEIYQLFEDMNTYFQTIYMHYLLAGFRETPYTIEQISMIEDIGIMDLREQLVEEYQFIQVTIQNKERYPILSQINYQPLLNQQTFTTYELLNRSYDMDQLANIKRVKTHTIHDHIIEMFIKGYLKDKNLYVSDEQYARFIEVIQQTPNQNLKFYYEVLNDFTYFEIKLMYVCYAMEGLNATTRT; encoded by the coding sequence TTGAAACAGATTATACTGAAAACCCTTTCCATGAAGCATGACAACAAAACTGATAAAAGTATTTATAATATTTTAATAGGTAAAAAGACTCATCAAACATATTTTGATGCCACGATTGAACATTTAAAATTGTATTATGGCTCTTTGCCAAATTTGAAATTTGAACAATTCGAACTAATCATTAACGAACCTGTAGAACACATTAATAAGCCAATTATTGGCGACTTTTTCTATAGTCAGGCCATTCAATCTGTTAATACAATCTTATTATTAACTCAGATGATTAGTCAAAAAAAGCATAACCATTTAGCGTATCAACCAATCATCAATGATAAAGAGATACAATTTAAAGCTAAAGAAATTTATGTACACATTAAAGAAGTAGGGGAAAATCAATTTATAGAAGAAATATATCAGCTATTTGAAGATATGAATACATACTTTCAAACAATTTATATGCATTATTTATTAGCAGGTTTTCGGGAAACACCTTATACAATTGAACAAATTTCAATGATTGAAGACATTGGTATTATGGATTTAAGAGAACAGTTAGTAGAAGAATATCAATTTATCCAAGTTACGATACAAAATAAAGAACGCTATCCAATATTATCTCAGATTAACTACCAGCCTTTGTTAAACCAACAAACATTTACTACATATGAACTATTAAATCGCAGTTACGATATGGATCAACTTGCAAACATTAAACGTGTTAAGACACATACTATTCATGATCATATTATTGAAATGTTTATTAAAGGTTATTTAAAGGATAAGAATTTATACGTAAGTGATGAACAATACGCTAGATTTATAGAAGTTATTCAACAAACACCTAATCAAAATTTGAAATTTTATTATGAAGTGTTAAATGATTTTACGTATTTCGAAATCAAACTCATGTATGTTTGCTATGCAATGGAGGGATTAAATGCTACAACAAGAACTTAA
- the ccsB gene encoding c-type cytochrome biogenesis protein CcsB, with product MDKDIFLNISNISLYSAFILYLVAIVPYSFSIRSPKKRAEKVGVTLTVIGFVLQILYFITRWIAAGHAPVSNMYEFLTMFGIMMVGGFLVIYSIYKTPILALFVLPIAMLLIAYASMFSRDVSPLIPALQSSWLAIHVITVTISYGILSISCVAGLIYLFAAVSPEEKSIHSFFVEVIMYFIVIVIGFILTTIIMKDIVGYDDTYFFIDKNDNNSVQHYHLPAFVTQQDSLLVDHVSGSDYEPKDRTDILKWSKIELPAVINAQKLNTVVWSIVVGTVLYGILRLILKGKTLFSLIKPLTKKVNLSLMDEIGYRSVIIGFPLFALGGILFASIWAQMAWSRYWGWDPKEVWALITFLYYAIFLHLRLGKGWEGRKSAWLAVGGLAIILFNVIAVNLIVAGLHSYA from the coding sequence ATGGATAAAGATATATTTTTAAATATTAGTAATATCAGTTTATATTCTGCTTTTATTTTATACTTAGTTGCGATTGTCCCATATTCATTCTCAATCCGTTCACCTAAGAAAAGAGCAGAAAAAGTAGGGGTGACATTAACTGTCATCGGCTTTGTATTACAAATTCTATACTTTATTACAAGATGGATTGCTGCGGGGCATGCACCAGTAAGTAATATGTATGAATTCTTAACAATGTTTGGCATTATGATGGTAGGTGGCTTCCTTGTTATTTACTCAATATATAAGACACCTATTTTAGCGTTATTCGTATTACCAATTGCGATGTTGTTAATTGCATATGCAAGTATGTTCTCTAGAGATGTTTCACCGTTAATTCCTGCGTTACAATCTAGTTGGTTAGCAATTCACGTTATAACCGTAACGATTTCATATGGTATTTTATCAATCAGCTGTGTAGCAGGATTAATTTATTTATTCGCAGCTGTTAGTCCAGAAGAAAAATCGATACATAGTTTCTTTGTAGAAGTCATTATGTATTTCATCGTTATTGTCATTGGATTTATATTAACAACGATCATTATGAAAGATATCGTTGGTTACGACGACACTTATTTCTTTATCGATAAAAACGATAATAACTCTGTGCAACATTATCATCTTCCAGCATTTGTGACACAACAAGATAGTTTACTTGTAGATCATGTTTCTGGTAGCGATTATGAACCAAAAGATAGAACAGATATCTTAAAATGGAGCAAGATTGAATTACCTGCTGTTATCAATGCTCAAAAACTAAATACAGTCGTTTGGTCAATTGTAGTTGGTACAGTCTTATATGGTATACTAAGATTGATTTTGAAAGGCAAGACTTTGTTTAGTCTTATCAAACCACTTACGAAAAAAGTCAATCTATCCTTAATGGATGAAATAGGATATCGTTCAGTTATCATTGGTTTCCCATTATTTGCACTTGGCGGTATATTATTCGCGAGTATCTGGGCACAAATGGCTTGGAGTAGATATTGGGGCTGGGATCCTAAAGAAGTTTGGGCGCTTATAACATTCTTATATTATGCGATATTCTTACATTTAAGATTAGGTAAAGGTTGGGAAGGCAGAAAATCAGCATGGTTAGCTGTTGGTGGCCTTGCAATCATACTATTTAATGTTATTGCCGTTAACTTAATAGTAGCTGGTTTACATTCTTATGCTTAA
- the resA gene encoding thiol-disulfide oxidoreductase ResA, producing the protein MKKKQKTVLQIVITAVILIAIIFTVWSSLTKDKDKVAQVGDDAPLFELQTVDGKKVNLKDLRGKGVLINFWGTWCEPCKREMPELERQYQNYKDKGVEVVAIHVRNNPQQIKQYLSSLKETPTFTVAMDNDNLVTDAYGINPLPTTITVDKDGKIKTKHTGELSKKQIIEEMEKVKVK; encoded by the coding sequence ATGAAGAAAAAACAGAAGACTGTACTCCAAATTGTTATAACGGCAGTAATCTTAATTGCAATTATATTTACAGTATGGTCCAGTCTTACGAAAGATAAGGATAAAGTAGCGCAAGTTGGAGATGATGCGCCACTTTTTGAACTCCAAACAGTTGATGGGAAAAAGGTTAATTTAAAAGATTTACGTGGGAAAGGTGTTTTAATTAACTTTTGGGGGACTTGGTGTGAACCTTGTAAACGTGAAATGCCTGAGTTAGAAAGACAATATCAAAACTATAAAGACAAAGGTGTTGAAGTCGTTGCGATACATGTCAGAAATAATCCTCAACAAATCAAACAATATTTAAGTTCATTAAAAGAAACACCAACATTTACAGTTGCGATGGATAACGATAATTTAGTAACAGATGCATACGGTATCAATCCATTACCAACTACGATAACGGTTGATAAAGATGGTAAAATAAAAACAAAGCATACTGGTGAACTTTCTAAAAAGCAAATCATAGAAGAAATGGAAAAGGTCAAAGTGAAATAG
- the scpB gene encoding SMC-Scp complex subunit ScpB, which produces MSVSKLGLLEGLLYSLGDEGIEVNQLCELLELTPSQLKDLANEYDRETLQIIFYGNKCILTAKPIMHQYLEKLMIDNMNTKLSQAALETLSIIAYNQPVTRSDIEVIRGVNSDASVKTLIAKGVVESKHNDQSRSQLLYTTDYFLNVFGLTSLDELPKSTNEENEQEEMDLFFSSMNEKQNNEEQS; this is translated from the coding sequence ATGTCAGTGAGTAAATTAGGATTATTAGAAGGATTATTATATTCATTAGGTGATGAAGGCATTGAAGTTAATCAGTTATGCGAGTTATTAGAATTAACACCATCACAATTAAAAGATTTAGCAAATGAATATGATCGCGAAACATTACAAATTATTTTTTACGGTAATAAATGCATTCTTACAGCAAAGCCAATTATGCATCAATATCTTGAAAAATTAATGATAGATAATATGAATACAAAATTATCACAAGCAGCGTTAGAAACATTATCTATTATTGCATATAATCAACCTGTTACGAGAAGTGATATAGAAGTGATTCGTGGTGTGAATTCAGATGCTTCTGTTAAGACTTTAATTGCGAAAGGTGTCGTTGAATCGAAACATAACGATCAATCTAGAAGCCAATTATTGTATACGACAGATTACTTTTTAAATGTATTTGGACTGACTTCTTTAGACGAATTACCGAAATCAACAAATGAAGAAAATGAACAAGAAGAAATGGATTTGTTTTTTAGTAGCATGAACGAAAAACAAAACAATGAGGAGCAATCATAA
- a CDS encoding ATP-binding protein: MNRLNSVVVKLWLSIILIVTTVLLLLSGFLITFLQSYNTSTTGENLYNNASKIERLLLSSHEKESAIDYARALVEDPAGLIIVKNSDDLTAKSENPLKEVMINEIRTNHAFDKVFNEDKHVLKEINLTYNGEKHQYILLGYPSQAFPEEDAGIFLFQDINSIKEAQNVVTLSILVSAIILLIVSTVFAFFLSNRITKPLIQLKHAAFKVAKGHYTEKVPIYTRDEIGELGLAFNKMSKDIRTNIDDVKSKNNIQEKLINSMIDGVLGINDKNEIIITNSKADTFLKEVREFDHVDISTQRNDTFKEKDTQFFEYELGHKYYVVISTYIDSIQNDGSSGIVVIIRDMTDEHHMDQMKKDFIASVSHELRTPISMLQGYTEAIVDGIVTEKKDVDDFLYIILDESKRLSRLINELLEVAKMDAEGIKVHLDDFNISTLMNKIETKFLPQARENGLNLSVKHIGNLTNWYGDSDRVEQILTNLIDNAIRYTHQNDSINVVFDDTDEEDFVITVQDSGVGIAKEHLNQIFDRFYKVDASRTRGKHGTGLGLFIVQKIIDAHHGTIKVDSKEGEGTQFTITLPKV; the protein is encoded by the coding sequence ATGAATCGATTAAATAGTGTTGTTGTAAAACTGTGGTTATCTATTATTTTAATAGTAACGACAGTTTTACTTTTATTAAGCGGATTTCTTATAACTTTCTTACAATCTTATAATACATCTACTACAGGTGAAAATTTATATAATAATGCAAGCAAAATAGAACGATTATTACTAAGTTCACACGAAAAAGAGTCAGCAATCGATTATGCAAGAGCACTTGTTGAAGACCCTGCTGGACTTATAATCGTTAAAAATAGCGATGATTTAACAGCAAAATCTGAAAATCCATTAAAAGAAGTTATGATTAATGAGATTAGAACTAATCATGCGTTCGACAAAGTGTTTAATGAAGATAAACACGTACTAAAAGAAATCAATTTAACTTATAACGGCGAGAAACATCAATATATTTTATTAGGCTATCCTTCTCAAGCTTTTCCTGAGGAAGATGCAGGTATCTTTTTATTCCAAGATATCAACTCCATTAAAGAAGCTCAAAATGTTGTTACACTGAGTATACTTGTTTCAGCCATTATATTATTAATCGTAAGTACGGTCTTTGCATTCTTCCTTTCAAACAGAATAACGAAACCTTTAATTCAATTAAAACATGCAGCCTTTAAAGTTGCTAAAGGTCACTATACTGAAAAAGTACCGATTTATACGCGTGATGAAATCGGCGAACTCGGTCTAGCATTTAATAAAATGAGTAAAGACATCCGTACAAACATTGATGATGTTAAATCGAAAAATAACATACAAGAAAAACTCATTAATTCAATGATCGATGGTGTGTTAGGCATTAATGATAAGAATGAAATCATTATTACTAACTCAAAAGCCGATACATTCTTAAAAGAAGTAAGAGAATTTGATCATGTTGATATATCTACACAAAGAAATGACACATTTAAAGAGAAGGATACGCAGTTTTTCGAATACGAATTAGGTCATAAATATTATGTCGTTATATCAACATATATCGATAGCATTCAAAATGATGGTTCATCAGGTATAGTAGTAATCATTCGTGATATGACCGACGAACACCATATGGATCAAATGAAAAAAGACTTTATCGCAAGCGTTTCACACGAATTAAGAACACCAATTTCTATGTTACAAGGTTATACTGAAGCAATTGTTGACGGTATTGTTACAGAGAAGAAAGATGTTGATGATTTCTTATATATTATTTTAGATGAGTCTAAAAGATTAAGTAGATTGATTAATGAATTATTAGAAGTTGCCAAAATGGATGCTGAAGGCATTAAAGTTCATTTAGATGACTTTAATATTTCAACATTAATGAACAAAATTGAAACTAAATTCTTACCTCAAGCAAGAGAAAATGGTTTGAATTTATCCGTTAAACATATTGGAAATCTTACGAATTGGTATGGAGATAGTGATCGTGTTGAGCAGATTTTAACGAATTTAATCGATAACGCGATTAGATACACACATCAAAATGATTCTATTAATGTCGTCTTTGATGATACGGATGAAGAAGATTTTGTTATAACAGTTCAAGATAGTGGCGTAGGTATTGCTAAAGAACATTTAAATCAAATATTTGATCGTTTTTATAAAGTTGATGCTTCTCGCACAAGAGGTAAACATGGAACAGGACTTGGTCTCTTTATCGTTCAAAAAATTATAGATGCACATCATGGTACGATTAAAGTCGATAGTAAAGAGGGTGAAGGCACTCAATTTACAATAACTTTACCAAAAGTTTAA
- a CDS encoding ECF transporter S component translates to MSNDNKTKRLLTVSMLIAISFILMFLKFPLPFLPPYLTMDFSDIPVLVATFAFGPVSGILVALFKNVLNFLIVSHEPIGNTANFLASICLVIPTYYFYRMKKSKLFMGYGLSVGTILMTILMSLMNYFVLLPLYGQIMNLADIANNLKLIVSAGIIPFNLIKGIVISVIYIIIFDKLKSIIK, encoded by the coding sequence ATGTCTAACGATAACAAAACAAAACGCTTACTCACTGTAAGTATGCTCATCGCAATCAGCTTTATTTTAATGTTTTTGAAATTTCCATTGCCATTTTTACCACCATATTTAACAATGGATTTCAGTGATATTCCTGTACTTGTCGCAACATTTGCGTTCGGTCCAGTTTCAGGTATATTAGTCGCATTATTTAAAAACGTATTGAATTTCTTAATTGTGTCACACGAACCAATTGGAAATACAGCTAACTTTTTAGCGTCAATATGTCTCGTCATTCCAACTTATTATTTCTATCGCATGAAAAAATCAAAATTATTTATGGGATATGGATTATCAGTTGGTACAATCTTGATGACAATTCTAATGAGTTTAATGAATTACTTTGTTCTATTACCTTTATACGGACAAATTATGAATCTTGCAGATATCGCAAATAATTTAAAATTAATCGTATCTGCCGGTATTATCCCATTTAATTTAATTAAAGGTATTGTCATTTCTGTCATATACATTATAATATTTGATAAACTTAAGTCTATTATAAAATAA
- a CDS encoding RecQ family ATP-dependent DNA helicase, with protein sequence MLQQELKKYFGYDHFRNGQEETVQNILDGHDVLSILSTGAGKSLCYQLPAYITGGRVLIISPLISLMDDQVVQMKLNGEKNAVAIHSAINPNERSDIFRNLSNYQFIFCSPEFIYEEHNFKRFKSIGFKYIVLDEAHCLSEWGFDFRPHYALISKVTQYFKEAQVIALSATLTNKMIQDIEVITKRQFKIHKEGLNRSNIMYHHVNFDSEEEKDHYLLDTIKDSGPTIIYVSSKKKCHELAEMIYKEGFLTGIYHGDLNYQERTTVQTQFINNDIKIIVATSAFGMGINKQDVRTVIHYHLPTSPSKYVQEVGRAGRDGESSQAISLFTASDIHILSHLADEHGIDIDMLNLFEQGYQLNEEISKNIQYLLELYPLNQLKEKIQAEQNQKQYAFSFMRNYIQIDTCRRTYLMNYFNEHVTQDNHCCDNCKNANLLKLPNIKEVKYKTSYKNRLNAIF encoded by the coding sequence ATGCTACAACAAGAACTTAAAAAGTATTTTGGTTATGATCATTTTAGAAACGGGCAAGAGGAAACCGTCCAAAATATATTAGACGGCCATGATGTGCTGAGCATCCTTTCAACCGGTGCTGGAAAAAGTTTATGTTACCAATTGCCAGCATATATAACTGGTGGCAGAGTGCTCATTATTTCTCCACTAATTTCTTTAATGGATGATCAAGTCGTTCAGATGAAATTAAATGGCGAGAAGAATGCTGTTGCAATCCATTCTGCTATTAATCCTAATGAACGGTCAGACATATTTAGAAATTTATCGAACTATCAATTTATATTTTGTAGCCCGGAATTCATATATGAAGAACATAATTTTAAACGATTTAAATCTATTGGTTTTAAATATATTGTCTTAGATGAAGCACACTGTTTAAGTGAATGGGGCTTTGATTTTAGACCACATTATGCACTGATTTCTAAAGTCACACAATACTTTAAAGAAGCACAAGTTATTGCACTATCAGCTACTCTGACAAATAAAATGATACAAGATATAGAAGTGATTACAAAGCGTCAATTTAAAATACATAAAGAAGGACTCAATCGTTCAAATATTATGTATCATCATGTTAATTTTGATAGCGAAGAAGAAAAAGATCATTACCTATTAGACACAATAAAAGACTCAGGACCAACCATTATTTATGTATCATCTAAAAAGAAATGTCATGAATTAGCTGAAATGATTTATAAAGAAGGCTTTTTAACAGGGATTTACCACGGAGATTTAAACTATCAAGAAAGAACAACTGTACAAACTCAGTTTATCAATAACGATATTAAAATCATTGTTGCCACAAGTGCTTTTGGTATGGGGATTAATAAACAAGATGTAAGAACCGTTATACATTACCATTTACCTACTTCACCTTCTAAATATGTACAAGAAGTAGGGCGCGCAGGTCGTGATGGCGAATCCTCTCAAGCAATTAGTTTATTTACAGCAAGTGATATTCACATATTAAGCCATTTAGCTGATGAGCATGGAATTGATATAGATATGCTTAATTTATTCGAACAAGGGTATCAACTAAATGAGGAGATATCTAAAAATATTCAATATCTTCTTGAATTATATCCACTTAATCAATTAAAAGAGAAAATTCAAGCTGAGCAGAATCAAAAACAATATGCATTTAGTTTTATGAGAAATTATATTCAAATCGATACATGTAGACGTACGTATTTAATGAACTATTTTAATGAACATGTTACACAAGATAATCATTGTTGTGACAATTGTAAGAATGCAAATTTATTAAAATTACCAAATATAAAAGAAGTCAAATACAAAACTTCTTATAAAAATAGATTAAATGCAATATTTTAA
- a CDS encoding pseudouridine synthase, translating to MSEELERLQKVIAKSGYTSRRKAEKLIEEGLVYVNHKQVTELGTKVKDSDYIEVEGIPLEMPDKLYILFHKPTKVITSVSDDKGRAVVTDYFKDIKTRIFPVGRLDYDTSGLLILTNDGEFTNLMTHPRYKIQKKYVAKLKGYLLREEVKQLEKGIQLEDGLTQPAIVKVKSQDRERNVTHVEITITEGRNRQVRRMFSHFGHEVDKLTRVEYGPLNLKGLNAGQGRTLSPHEIKVLRHLAQDGK from the coding sequence ATGAGTGAAGAATTAGAGAGATTACAAAAAGTTATTGCGAAAAGTGGCTATACGTCACGTAGAAAAGCAGAAAAATTAATCGAAGAAGGGCTTGTATATGTTAATCATAAACAAGTAACAGAACTTGGCACTAAAGTGAAAGATTCTGATTATATCGAAGTAGAAGGTATTCCATTAGAAATGCCGGATAAACTATATATTCTATTCCATAAACCAACAAAAGTAATTACAAGTGTATCTGACGATAAAGGAAGAGCGGTTGTAACGGATTATTTTAAAGATATTAAGACGAGAATTTTTCCAGTTGGTAGATTAGATTATGATACATCAGGTTTATTAATTTTAACGAATGATGGTGAGTTTACAAACTTAATGACGCATCCTCGTTATAAAATTCAAAAGAAATATGTAGCAAAATTAAAAGGCTATTTACTAAGAGAAGAAGTTAAACAATTAGAAAAAGGTATACAGCTAGAAGATGGATTGACACAACCTGCAATTGTAAAAGTAAAAAGTCAAGACAGAGAGCGTAATGTAACGCATGTGGAAATTACGATTACGGAAGGTCGAAATAGACAGGTTAGAAGAATGTTTAGTCATTTTGGACATGAAGTCGATAAACTTACGAGAGTAGAATATGGGCCACTTAACTTAAAAGGCTTAAATGCTGGACAGGGCAGAACGTTATCACCTCATGAAATCAAAGTTTTAAGACATTTGGCACAAGATGGTAAATAA
- the resB gene encoding cytochrome c biogenesis protein ResB encodes MSNKQIVCECGHKNPEGTQLCLNCGRLINDDYDKKKTTDVMRYDGQAIRSKTKNRTILDRIWNFFASIKTGVTLLVLTVIAASIGTIFPQEYFIPMNVNPEQYYYEHYGSLGLLYYKLGFHNLYSSWWFLILLGLVAFSIITSSIDRGIPLHKSLKNQRTKKHSSFYKRQRLNLHSDDQVNLDEISQSFKDKRYKVKQDGNHILLEKGRLSRYGPYINHTGLIILLFGAMLRFLPGFYLDDMVYVKEGETKPVPGTDRGYYIKNNDFIYEEYDQKSQSNTNPESIDPSLNKIAKNYETKATLYKNSQEEVIGSDANLKEVASGSIKVNHPLKYDHLQFYQSSFDNSLLKDMTFNLKTKDGKALGKPFTVNLESPKKTYKITDDLTVKLRSYAPDYEKIENGVLATKSPNPNNPAFVFEVTDKDKQSEFSFLRIKESQDISKNNKYDVKFANATNQWATVLAVKKDLTLPILFTGFVIFLLGLAVGSYINHRRIWINTDNGEFNIAAHTNKNYYGFSKEINQVLYKHHISHIEDTKHRIY; translated from the coding sequence GTGAGCAACAAGCAAATTGTTTGTGAGTGCGGGCATAAGAACCCAGAAGGAACTCAATTATGCTTAAACTGTGGTCGCTTAATAAATGACGACTATGATAAGAAAAAGACAACCGACGTTATGCGTTACGATGGGCAAGCGATACGTTCGAAAACAAAAAACAGAACAATATTAGATCGCATATGGAATTTCTTCGCTTCAATCAAAACAGGTGTTACTTTACTCGTATTAACGGTTATTGCAGCTTCAATTGGAACTATATTCCCACAAGAATATTTCATTCCAATGAATGTGAATCCAGAACAATATTATTATGAACATTATGGTTCTCTCGGTTTACTATATTATAAACTTGGATTCCACAATTTATATAGTTCATGGTGGTTCTTAATTCTGTTAGGTTTAGTAGCGTTCTCTATTATTACATCAAGTATTGATAGAGGGATACCTTTACATAAATCTTTGAAAAATCAAAGAACGAAAAAGCACAGTTCATTCTATAAACGTCAAAGATTAAACTTACATTCAGATGATCAAGTTAATCTAGATGAAATAAGTCAATCTTTTAAAGATAAAAGATACAAAGTTAAACAAGATGGGAATCATATCTTACTTGAAAAAGGACGTTTATCTAGATACGGTCCTTATATTAACCATACTGGTTTAATCATTTTATTATTTGGGGCAATGTTAAGATTCTTACCTGGCTTTTACTTAGATGATATGGTCTATGTGAAAGAAGGAGAAACGAAGCCAGTTCCTGGTACAGATAGAGGCTATTATATAAAAAATAACGACTTTATATATGAAGAGTATGATCAAAAATCTCAATCCAATACAAACCCTGAATCAATTGACCCAAGTTTAAACAAAATTGCTAAGAACTACGAAACAAAAGCTACTTTGTATAAAAACAGTCAAGAAGAAGTCATTGGGTCAGATGCTAATCTAAAAGAAGTCGCTTCTGGTTCAATTAAAGTCAATCATCCATTGAAATATGATCACTTACAATTTTACCAAAGCAGCTTCGACAACTCGTTGTTAAAAGATATGACATTTAACTTAAAAACAAAAGACGGTAAAGCACTCGGGAAACCATTTACAGTCAATTTGGAAAGTCCTAAAAAGACTTATAAAATTACAGATGATTTAACAGTTAAGTTAAGAAGTTATGCACCAGATTACGAAAAAATAGAAAATGGTGTTCTTGCAACTAAATCTCCAAATCCAAATAATCCAGCTTTTGTGTTTGAAGTAACTGATAAAGATAAACAATCAGAATTTAGTTTCTTAAGAATTAAAGAATCACAAGATATATCTAAAAATAATAAATACGATGTGAAATTTGCCAATGCAACAAATCAATGGGCAACAGTGTTGGCAGTGAAGAAAGACTTAACACTTCCAATATTATTTACAGGTTTCGTTATTTTCTTATTAGGTTTAGCCGTTGGATCATATATTAACCATAGGCGTATTTGGATTAATACAGATAACGGTGAGTTTAATATCGCTGCTCATACAAATAAGAATTATTATGGTTTCTCTAAAGAGATTAACCAAGTCTTATATAAACATCATATTTCACACATAGAAGATACTAAACATAGAATATACTAA